The DNA segment GGCTCGTGCGACGGTGATTCCGCGACAGATTTCGCAACACCGCGGTGATCTGTGGAGCGGTGCGCTACCAGAATCGGTGCGCAACAACAAATTTAGCTAGCTCGAAGCCTGCAGGCCATGGACAGAATCACCGGCGATCGGGTGGCGGTCCGGGCAACCTGCACACCGCGGTTCACCGGGCGACCGACGCGGTGAGCGCGTCGAATTCGGCCAGGATTGCCGCGCCGACAGCCTTGTCCTGTTCGCCGTTGCCGCCGCTGATCCCCACGCCCCCGACGATCTGGCCGTCGAACACCAGTGGGAAACCGCCGACGAAGATCGCGAACTTGCCGGGCAGCATGTGGCTGATCCCGAATGCTTCGTTGCCGGGCAGCGCGGGCCCGCCGGGCGGCTCGTTGAACAGATGGGTGGCCCGCTCGTGCCCGGCCGCGGTGAACGCCTTGGCGATCGCGATGTCGACGCCGGTCAGTCGCGCCCCCGGAAGACGGTGCAGCGCAATGACGTTACCGCCGTCATCGCAGATGCACAGGGTCTGCTTGACGCCGATCTCCTCGGCTTTCGCCCGGCCCGCCGCCAGCAGCGGCAGCGCGTCGTCCAGGTTGATCCGGTGAATCCGGTGCATGTCGCCTCCACTCGTGTGGTCTCGAAACGTTCGCTGCCGGTATGTCTACCAACGCCGACGAGACCGAGGAACGGTCAAGTTGACCTCGATTCCCCGCGCGCTCGGGTCAAGTTGCACATAGTGTGAGTGCACCGAGGTGCGGTAGAGAACGTTCATCGGAATTTCAGCGAGCCCAGGTTGCGACATGACATCAACACCCAGCGACTCCGATCGGTTGACGGTACGCGGATTGCTCGACGAGACACTGCTGGCCGGTGCCTGCGTCATCGCCGGCACCGACCGGCTCGACGCGGCGCTCAACTGGGTGCTGCCGCTCGGTGAGGTCCTCTCCCAACCGGACCCGCTCAACGGGGTGGCGGTCTACCTGCGCCCCGAAGCGCTGATCGGCACCGGGGCAACCCTGTCGGTGCTCGGTGCGCGCGGTGCCGCCGCACTGCTGATCGACGGCACCGTTCCGCCCGATTACGTCCGGAGTGCGCTGCCCCCGGGCCTGGCCGTCGTCGAGCTCGGGATCCCCGTGGGGTTCGCGGCGCTCAACCGGTTGCTCGCGGAACGCACGCTGAGCCAGGAAGTGCACGTCATGAGGTATTCCACCCACGTGCACGCCTCGCTGGCCGGCCTGTTCCACCGTGGTGCCGGCCTCCAGATCCTCATCCGCGAGGTGAGCAACCTGGCGAGCAACCCCGCGCTGGCGCTCGACGCGCGCGGCAACGTGGTGGCCCAGCACGGCCTGTTGCCCGAGACGCTCGGCCCGCTGGCCGAGGCGGTGTGCCAGATGGTCTCGGCCGACATGCCGGCCGCCCAGAGACGGACCGGACACGACACCCGGGTGCACGCGGTGACCGGGCCACAGCACAGCACGTGGACATGCGTCGCCAGCCCGATCCGGCTCGGCAAGTCTTTCGAGGGCTGGGTCGTCGTGCTCGTCGACCACACCGGCGCGCCCACCGGTCCGAATGCGCACGAGCTGGCGCGCCACGCTGTCGTCACCGAACAGGCGACGGCCATCATCGGATCGGAGATGCTGCGCCAGCGCAGCGTCGACGAGGCAGAGGAGCGGGCCCGCGGCGACTTCGTGCAGGCGCTGGTGCACGGCAGTTTCGCCAGTGAACACGACATGCGTGCCCGCGCTGAACACCACGACATCGAACTGGATTCGCGCTTCGGCGTTTTCGTCGCGCCGGGGCTCGTACGTCCCGGGGCGGCGGACAACCCGGCTGCCAGCATGGTGCGGTTGGCTCGGTATGCCGCGAGCGTGGCGCCGCACCCGTCGGTGCGGGCGTACGTCACGGTGATCGGCGACGTGCTGGTGGTGGTGCGCACGCTGCGCGCCGGACAGGCGACCGACATGGACACGGAGATGGCCGAGTATGCGCGTGCCATGTCACTGGAACTCGAGCAGCGCCGCGGCGTCACCACGGTGGTGGCCTACGGCCGTCCGGCCCGTGGTGCGGCCGAGGTGCGCGAGAGCTACCGGGAGGCGCGTGTCGCGCTCGCCATCGCGCGCCGGCTGCGGCGGACGGGCGCGGTGTCGTACGGGGAACTGCGCAGCTTCACGGTGCTGGCGGACGTCGCCGACACCGACAACGGGCACAGACTGGTGCGGGAGGTCCTGGGACCTCTGGGTTCCGGGCCGGACCTGCGGAACACGCTGATCGCCTACCTCGCCGAAGGCGGCAACGTCAACGCGACGGCCCGCACGCTCAATGTGCACCGCAACACCATGCTGGCCAAGCTGGACCGGATCTCCCGCATGCTCGGCATGGATATCAAGGTGCCGGAGAACCAGTTCACCGCCTGGCTGGCGATACGTCTCGATCTGCTCGACGAGGTCCATGGCGCCCTCGACCGGGAAGCCAGCTTCCGCTGAGGTCAGCGCGGCGCGGGCACCTGCGGGTCAGGGCCGACGAACGACCCCGCGAGGCCGAGGGCGATCACCACCGTCGAGGCCGCGAACACTGCTGGGAAACCGGCGATTCCGAGCCCGACGGCCACCCAGGCGGCGCCCAGTGCCGAACCCCCGAAGCGCATGAGGTTGTACACGCCGAGACCGGCGCCGCCCTCACCCGCAGGCGACCGGGTGGCGCCTGTCGCCGCCGGTGTCTGCACCAGCGCGATGCCGATCCCGGTGACCGCCAGGCCCACCGCCAGGACGGTCGGCGCCGTGCCTTCGCGAGCGACCAGCGCCGTCAGCGCGCCCTGGGCGACGAGCAGCACGATCAGGCCGGTGCGAAGCACCCGGCGGGGCCGCAGCCGATCCATCCACCGGCCGACCAGCGGACCGAGCAGCACCATGGCGGCCGGGACCGCGAACACCACCAGCCCGGCGACCGACGACGAGAACCCGCGCCCGGTCAGGTAGAGCGGGACGGCCAGCAATGTCGCGCCCAGGCAGAACATCTGGGCGAACCCGGCCACGCTGCTGCGCGCGAACCGCGATTCGACGAGCAACCCGACCACCACGAACGGGTGGGCGGCGCGCGCGCAGTGCCGCGCGAACCAGATCAGCGCAGCGAGGCCGGTCGCGAACGCGGCGAGCACCGCCCAGACCGGCACGCCGGGCTGCGGGATCACCGCCAGAGCGAGCACCAGCAGACCGGAGCCCACCGTCAGGGCGAAGGCGCCCGCGACGTCGAACGGCATCCGCTGGCCCGGGTATGCGGGGATGTGGCGCAGTGTGGCGGCGAAGCCTGCGAGCGCGACCGGGATCAACGGGACGAACACCCAGCGCCAGCCCCACATGTCGGCGACCACGCCGCCCATGGTCGGACCGATGGCCTGCCCGAGCCCGTTCACCGACGCCCATGCGCCCACCGCGCGGCCGCGTCGCCGTCCGCTGTACATCCAGCTGATCAGACCCATCACCGCAGGAGCGAACGCCGCCGCGGCGACCCCGCCCAGCGACCGCCACGCGATCAGCAGCGGAAGAGACGGCGCGGTGGCGGCGCCGACCGCGCACACCGCGGTGCCCAGCAACGCCGCGCAGTAGATCCTTCGGCGCCCGAAACGGTCACCGATCCAGCCGGCGAGCGGCATGGTGGCGGTGAAGGTCAACAGGAAACCGACCACCACGAAAACGCCGCTGCTCAGCGGTGCGTCGAAGTCGTCGAGGATCGCCGCGAGCGGTACGTTGACCACGTTGTTGCCCACGGTGCCGACCAGCGTCCCGGCCAGCAGCGCGGCGAGCGCCAGCGGGGTTCCGCCACCGTCCTCGTCGGCGTCGTGCGCGGCGCGCGGACCATCTGCGGTGGCATCGTCGAAATTCCTTGCAGGCGTACGCATCACATCAACTGTCCCACGCATGTCGACCGGAGTGCAGCGTCCCTTTGGGTCATCGTGCACAGCGAAGGCAGCCACGGTTGACCGATGTGCACAGAGCGCGACACCACACACCCCGCCCGTGGTTACTGCGCCGAAACACCGGGACATACAGCCGTCATCCGCCGAGCACACTGCACAGCAGAATGCCATGACGGCTGTGCACAGTTGGCGTTGACCAGGGCGACGAGCACGCGGACCATTCGAGGACCGACTGCACAGCCCCCGGGCAGTTTACGAAGGGTCCCCTCATGGACGTTCACCTCACCGCGGCGCACTGGATATACCTCGCCGGAATCGTCGTCATCCTCATCACGATGGCGCTGAAGAAGAACATCGTGGTGCCCGCGGTCACCGCGACGCTGCTGACCGCATGGGCGTTCTCGAGCAGCGTCGTCACCGGACTGTCCTCGATCTTCAACGCCAGCCTGGTCGCCGCCAAGGAGCTGTTCAACATCTTCCTGATCATCGCCCTGGTGACCGCGATGCTGGGGGCCTTGCGTCAGATGGGCGCCGACCGGATGATGGTCGCGCCGTTCCGCAAAGTAATGCGCACCGGCACAAGCAGTTTCATCGTGCTCGCAATCGTCACCTACATCATCTCGCTGTTCTTCTGGCCCACTCCGGCCGTCCCGCTGGTGGGCGCCGTGCTCATCCCCGTGGCCATCCGGGCCGGGCTCAGCCCGCTGTCGGTCGGCATGGTGGTGGCGATCGCCGGGCAGGGCATGGCGCTGTCGTCGGACTACATCATCAAGGTCGCGCCCGGCATCTCCGCCAAAGCGGCGGGCGTCGACGCAGACGCCGTCGCCGACAAAGCGCTCGTGCTCTCCCTCATCGTCGGCCTGACGGCGCTGGCGATCACATTCGTCACCCAGCACCGCACCTGGCGCAAGCCGTCACCCGAGTTGCTCGTCGAATGGGAGGACGAGGCGGACCGTCTGGGCGTCGAGCGCCCCGAGGAGGCACCGAAGCCAACCCCGGCGCCCGCCGCCGCCGAAGCCGACCGCGGAATCCCCGTCGCTGCAGCCGTCGGCGGTCCGCGGCTGGCCGATTCCCCTGCCGGGCTGGCGGTGGCGACCGTCGTGGCCTCCGAGCGCGGAAGCGACACTGCCGCTCCCCCGCGGATGCTGTCGGCGAAGACGTTCGCCGTCGTGGTTCCGCTGGTCTATCTCGTCTTCATCGTCTACCTCCTGCTGGGTAAGTTCACCACCGCCGTCCCCCCGCTCAAGGGTGGCGACGCCGCGGCGATCGTCGGCGGTCTGGCCGCGCTGCTGCTGTTCGCCGCCTCGGCCACCAACGACAAGCGCAACTTCCTCGAGACGTCGTCGCGGCACGTGGTCGACGGCCTGGTCTTCGCCTTCAAGGCGATGGGCGTGGTGTTGCCGATCGCGGGGTTCTTCTTCATCGGCAACGGCGACTTCTCCGCGCAGATCCTCGGCCTCGGTGAGGACGTCAAGGGCCCGGCTTTCCTGTTCGATCTCATCACCGCCGCTCAGTCGCACCTCTCGCCCAACCCGTTCGTCACGTCGTTCGCCGTCCTGCTCGTGGGACTGATCGCCGGCCTGGAGGGCTCCGGCTTCAGCGGTCTGCCGTTGACCGGATCGCTCTCCGGCGCGCTGGGCCCCGCCGTCGGGATGGACCCGACGACACTGGCGGCGATCGGCCAGATGGGCAACATCTGGTCGGGTGGCGGCACGCTGGTCGCATGGTCGTCGCTGATCGCGGTGGCAGGTTTCGCCCGCATCCCGGTGATCACGTTGGCGCGCAAGTGCTTCCTGCCCGTGATGACCGGCCTGGTGCTGTGCACGCTGTTCGCGATCTTCGTGTTCTGACCCCCATGTCGACACCCTCCGAGCCACGGTTGCTGCTGGCTGCCACCATGGCGTTGACGTTCGTGACCGGCGTCGTCGACGCCGTGGGCTACCTCGGGCTGGACCGCGTGTTCACCGGCAACATGACCGGCAACATCGTCATCCTGGGCATGGGCGTCGCCGGGGCCGACGAACTGCCCGTCCTCGGGCCGGCGGTCGCGCTCGCCGCGTTCACCGCCGGCGCGTTCGGCGCCGGGATCGCACTGCGGTTCGCGACGGCGAGCGGCAGGCAGGGCGGGGTCGTCATGCTGCTCCTGCTGGGCGGCGCCGGGGCCCTGGTCGCACTGACGGTCGGCGCCGTGGCCGTCGGTGACGATCCCGCCGCGCTCACCCAGGTGGTGATGGCCGCCGCAACGGCCGCGGTCATGGGCCAGCAGGCCATGGTGGCCCGCGCGCTCGCCGTCAAGGACATGACGACCGTCGTCGTCACCTCGACACTGGCGAGTCTGGCCGGCGAGACGTGGGCGACCGCAGCACCCGGCCGGCTGGTCAACCGGCGGGCCGGGGCGATCCTCGTGATCTTCGCGGGCGCGGTGGCCGGTGCGCTGCTGCTGCGGGTGCACCTGGCCGTACCGTTCGGTCTGGCCGCCGTCCTCACAGTCGCCGTCGTGGTGGGGATCCGATGTGCGCAGTCACCCAGCGACGCAGCGGAATCCGATGTGCGTGGTCGCGCTGTCCTGTGACTGCGGTGACCGGGCGGCAGGCCGGTACCGGTGGCAGTACTCGGGTGCGCACAGGTGCGAACCGCCCTTCAGTGTCTGATTGACGGCGGGGTCGGGTGCGGTTGGGCCGCAGCACGACTCGACGGCGCCGTCGGGTCGGTGATGGGCCGAGAACCGTGTGGTCGTCCACTCCCACACGTTGCCGATCATGTCGACGAGCCCGAAGTCGTTAGGGGGAAACGTCCCCACCGGTGAGGTGCCGATCCACCCCAGCGCACCGTCGTTGCGGTACGGGAACCGGCCCTGCCAGGTGTTGGCCATCAGGCGTCCGCCGGGGTGTGGGTCGTCTCCCCATGGATAGGTGGCGGCCACCCCTGCGCGCGCGGCGTACTCCCACTGAGCCTCGCTGGGCAGCGCCCGCCCGGCCCACGCGGCGTAGGCCGCGGCGTCCGGATAGGCGACCTGGACGACGGGGTGGTCGGGCCGGTCCCGCCAGCTCGATCCGGGCCCGAGGGGGTGCCGCCAGCACGCGCCCGGAGACCACGTCCACCACTGCCGCCAGTCCCGCAGGTCGACGGGCCCGGTGGTCGGCCGGAACACCAACGCCCCGGGGACCAGGTCAGCGGGCGGCACATCCGGGTACATCGCGGGGTCGAGCACCTGTTCGGCGATCGTGACGTAGCCGGTGGCGTCGGCGAACGCCGCGAACTGCGCGTTGGTGACCGGGTGGCGTTCGATCGCGAACGGCGCCACGGTCACCGTGTGCACCGGGACTTCCTCCGGGTAGAACTGCGTGGAGCCCATCCTGAAGGCGCCGCCGGGAAGTTCGGCCAGCTCGGTCAGCATCACTCGAGCGTAGGCGCCCTCAGTCCCTGGCGAAGGCGCGGGCGAACTCGCGCTCCAGGTCGAGGTACGGCGTGCCGGAGACGTCGCAGGAGATCTGGGCGATGGTCCCGCCGGTGAAGTCGAACGGTGGCCGGTAGTCCCGCGACACCGGCGATCCGTTGTTGCGGCCGACGCTCAGCGTCGCACCCGCCAGCCCGAACGTGCCGGGATGCGTCATCATGTCCGGGTACGACGCGGCCTCCCCGTCGTCGATGTAGAGGACCGCGTCACCGACCGGTGTGTGGCTGCCCTCGACCGTGCCGGTCCTGGTGTAGGCGATGCCGAAGGTGTGCCGGCCCAGCGTGATCGGCTGCGACGACGTCAGCTTCTGCTCGGTTTCGCCGAGGAAGTTGTACACGTAGTTCAGCCGCCCGTCCTGGACGAACATCACGTGGCCGCCGTGGGCGCCGCCGTGTTTGAACACCACGCCTCGAGCGCCGTCGTCGTCGACGGTCACCTCGGCCAGGACGACGAACGACCGGCCCTGCAGTTCCACGACCGCGCCCATCCCGACATCGGCGGTTCCCGGGTAGTACACGTAGGCGTCGCGGGCCCTGGCGAGGCTGGGCCGGAACCGTCCGATGGTGTCGAAGATGTTGAGGTCGGCCAGCGGCAGCCCGTTGTACTTGGCCGCCTCGCTGAACCACAGCGCCTTGAGTTCCTCGAGTTTCTCGGGCTGCTCACCGGCCAGATCACGCACCTGGGCGCGGTCGGCCTCGATGTGGAACAGCTCCCACCGGTCGTCGTCGAAGTGTGACCATCCGGCGGGCGACGCCGCGTGCACGGTGTTGGCGAACCAGCCCCTGTGCCAGATCCCGCGGGTGCCCAGCATCGAGTAGAACTGGGTGTCCTTACCGGTCGGCGCGCTCGGATTATCCAGTGCCACAGCGAAACTCACGCCGTCGAGAGGCTTCTGCGGAACCCCGCGGACGGTCGCGGGCGCGGTGATGCCCAGCAGGTCGTAGACCGTGGGGGTGATGTCGCAGACGTTGACGTAGTTGTCGCGGACCTCGCCGTGCGCGGCGATCCCGTCGGGCCACGAGATGATCGCGGTGTCGGCGATACCGCCCTCGTGCGAGGCGTACCGCTTGAACAGCTTGTACGGCGTGTTGAACGCCATCGCCCAGCCGGTCGGATAGTGGTTGTAGGTGTGCGGGCCGCCGAGGTCGTCGATGGCCTTGAGTCCCTCTTCGGCGGTGTCGATGTACCCGTTGAAGAACTTGACCTCGTTGACCGAACCGTCGGGTCCGCCCTCACCGCTGGCGCCGTTGTCGGAGATCACCACGATGACGGTGTTGTCGAGTTGGCCCGATTCCTCGAGGTAGTCGAGGATCCGGCCGATCTGCGCGTCGGTGTAGGACAGGAAGCCGGCGAACACCTCCGCCATCCGGCTGAACAGTCGTTTCTCGTTGTCGGACAGCGAATCCCAGGGCCGCACGGTGTCCTGGACGGGCCACGGCTCACCGTTGGGTCCCGTCACGTCGGCGTACGGGTTCATCGGTGACAGTTCGGTGTCCGGCGGCACGACGCCGAGCCGTTTCTGGTTCTGCAGCACGATGTCCCGGTACTGCTCGTAGCCCATGTCGAACCGGCCCGCGTACCGGTCGGCCCACTCCTTGAACACGTGGTGCGGTGCGTGCCCGGCCCCGGGGCAGAGGTAGGAGAACCATGGCTTGTCCGGCGCGATCACCTTGGCGTCGCGGATGAACTCGATGGTCTTGTCGGCGAGGTCCTTCGACAGGTGATAGCCGTCCTCGGGAGTTCCGGGCGGGGCGACCGGATGGTTGTCGTAGACCAGGTCGGGATACCACTGGTCGGTCTCGCCGCCCATGAACCCGTAGAACCGTTCGAAGCCGCGTGACAGCGGCCAGTGCCGTTTGGTCGATGCGAGGTTCGACTCCTCGAGCGGTGTGAGATGCCATTTGCCGACGCAGTAGGTGTTGTAGCCGTTCTCGGCGAGGACCTCCGAGATCAGTGCGGTGTCGAAGGGGATGCGGCCGTTGCAGTTCGGGAATCCGTCGGTGAACTCCTCGATGGTGGCCATCCCGACGGTCGTCGCGTTACGCCCGGTCAACAGCGAGGCGCGGGTCGGCGAGCACAGCGCCGTGGTGTGGAACTGCGAGAGGCGCACACCGCGTTCGGCGATCCGGCTCATCGCCGGCATGTCCACCAGACCACCGAAGCAGTCCCACGTCGCGATCCCGGTGTCGTCCCAGACGAGGTAGAGCACGTTCGGGGCGCCCTCAGGAGCGGTCGGTGCGGCGTACGGGCCCCAGTCCGGCTCCGAATCGCGGATGTCCAATTCGATGGTGCCGTTGAATTCCGTGGTGGCCACGGCCCGGAGGCTACACCGGCCGAGTCCCCTGTTCGAAGGGTTTGGGTGACGGTGTGGTTACGCGCCTGCGGCGCAACCACCACTGGGCGGCCGCCAGCGGTATCAGCCAGCCGAGCCAACCGCCGAGGCCGGCGGTGAGGTACAGGTAGGCCTGCTCGTCTCCCCCGAAAATGTTCTCTCGCAACGGGTCGAGCGCGAGAACGAGCACGGGTGTCCATATCCGGTTGGTGATCACCGACAGCGCGAGGGCGGCGCTACGGACCATGTCGGCGCGATGCGCCCGCCACCGCCCACGGCGGGCGTGCCGGAATCCGTTGAGGGTGAACCACAGCCACAACACCGCCAACACCACATTGCTCACCGCGAGCATCGGGCCGAACGGTGTGAGAGCGCCGATCACCAGCGCCGAGGCCGCCGCCGGTACCGCCGTGACGACGTAGGTACGCCCGATCGAGCGGTGGAACCGTCGGCTCCACAACTGCGCGACGACCGCGACCATCGCCACGCTGGCCAGCAGAACGTGAGCCACCAGCAGGGGGTAGTGCCACGCGAACGTAGGAGGGACGCGCGAACCGCCGCTCGCATACGGCGGTACGGAGTACAGCAGGAACGCCGTGACGACGACGGCCAGGAGCACGCTCGCGCGGCGACGCGTTCGCGATACGGTTGCGTATGCCATACGCGCAGAGCGTACGTGATACGCAGTCGGCGCGCACTCCGATATCCTCGGCAACGATGCCGAACCAAGCGGATGACCAACCGGCACTGCCCCGTGCGCTGAGACTGCTGTGGCAGGAGCAGAGGCCGCAGCCTGCCCGTTCGGGCGGTCTCAGCCGGGAGCGCATCGTGGCCGCGGCGATCGATCTCGCCGATGCCGAGGGTCTCGGCGCGCTGTCGATGGCACGGCTGGCGGAGCGGCTGAACTGCGGGACGATGTCGCTCTACCGGCACGTCGCCAACAAGGACGAGTTGTTGACCTTCATGCTCTCGGCCGCACCCGGTCCGCCGCCCAGGCATGGGAATGCGGATTGGCGGACCGCCGTCGAGAACTGGGCGACCGGACTCTGGACCGTCTACCGCCGGCATCCGTGGATCCTGCGAACCGCGTCGGCAGGCCCCCCGCTGGACCCCGGCCAGTTGGCGTGGCTCGACGCCGGCTTGGCGGCCCTGGACGGCACCGGCCTGGCCGAACGCGACAAACTGGCCGCCGTCATGGCGGTGTTACACCTCGTGCGAGGTGCCGCCGCACTCGCCGTGGAGGCGGGCGGCCACCAGGACGACTACGCCGCCATCCTGCGCCAGGTGGTCGATCCGGACCGCTTGCCCGCGTTGGCCGCGGCCCTCGATGCCGGCGTCTTCGACGAGGCGGCCACACCTGCCGGCGCCGCACCTGGCGCCGAATTCCGTTCGGGTCTGGCCCAACTGCTCGACGGCATCGCAGCGGGCAGGCTTGAATGAACGAAGGCCCCGACACGCAGTGCGTGTCGGGGCCTGTCGCGATATGCCTACTTGGCCTTTTCGAGGATCTCCACGAGCCGCCAGCGCTTGGTCGCAGACAGCGGACGGGTCTCCATCAGCGAGACGCGGTCGCCGACACCGGCGTCGCCGTTCTCGTCGTGCGCCTTGACCTTCGTGGTGGTCCGGATGATCTTGCCGTAGAGCGGGTGGCTCTTACGGGACTCCAGCTCGACCACGATGGTCTTCTGCATCTTGTCGCTGACCACGTAGCCGATCGCCGTCTTGCGGCGGCCGCGCGGCTTCTCGGTGCGCGGGGTGCGCTTGGGGCCAGCCCCAGTGCTCTTGTCAGTTGTGTTCTCTGCCATCACGATTCCTCACCGGCGGGTCCGGAGGCCAGACCCAGTTCACGTTCGCGCAGCACGGTGTACACGCGCGCAATCTCCTGTCGCACCGTGCGGAGCCGACGGTTGTTCGACAGCTGACCGGTGGCCATCTGGAAGCGCAGGTTGAACAGCTCTTCCTTCGACTCGCGCAGCCGCTCGGTCAACTCGTCGTCGCTCAGCTCGCGCAGTTCGCCAGGCGTAACGCCGACTGCCATCAGAACTGCTCCTCTCGGGTGACGATGCGTGCCTTGATCGGCAACTTGTGGATCGCGCGGGTCAGTGCGGCCCGTGCGGTCTCCTCGTTGGGGTAACTCAGCTCGAACAGCACGCGGCCGGGCTTGACGTTGGCCACCCACCACTCCGGCGAACCCTTACCGGAACCCATACGGGTCTCGGCGGGCTTCTTGGTCAGCGGACGGTCCGGGAAGATGTTGATCCACACCTTGCCGCCACGCTTGATGTGCCGGTTGATGGCGATACGAGCGGACTCGATCTGCCGGTTGGTGATGTAGGCGTGTTCGAGCGCCTGGATGCCGTAGTCACCGAAGCTCACCGACGTGCCACCGCTGGCGATGCCGCGCTGCCGTGGGTGATGCTGCTTGCGGTGCTTGACCTTGCGAGGGATCAACATGCTTAGCTCCCTGAATTCTCAGTAGTCGATTCGGCGGCCACCGAATCAGCCGCCGCCGGGGCGGTCGCGTTCGCCGCGACGCTGCCCCCGGGCGCCGTACCGCTGGTGGCGGCCCGGCCGGCGTCGGTGCTGGTGGCCGTGGTACCCGACGCACCGCTGCGACGCGGGCGGCTGCCCGACGGACGCTCACGGCGCGGGCGGTCGGCACCCGCGGGCGCGGCGGCGGTCAGCTCACGCTTGCCACCGACGATGTCGCCCTTGTAGATCCACACCTTCACGCCGATGCGGCCGAAGGTGGTCTTGGCCTCGTACAGGCCGTAGTCGATGTCGGCGCGCAGCGTGTGCAGCGGCACCCGGCCTTCGCGGTAGAACTCCGAGCGGCTCATCTCGGCACCGCCGAGGCGGCCGGAGCACTGCACGCGGATGCCCTTGACGTTCGGCTGACGCATGGCCGACTGGATCGCCTTGCGCATCGCGCGGCGGAACGCCACACGATTGGAGAGCTGCTCGGCGACACCCTGGGCGACGAGCTGAGCCTGCGACTCAGGGTTCTTCACCTCGAGGATGTTCAGCTGCACCTGCTTCTTGGTGAGCTTCTCCAGGTCGGCGCGGATGCGGTCGGCCTCGGTGCCGCGACGGCCGATCACGATGCCCGGACGCGCGGTGTGGATGTCGACGCGGACCCGGTCGCGGGTGCGCTCGATCTCCACGTCGGCGATGCCGGCGCGCTCGAGACCGGTGGCGAGCAGCCGGCGGATCGCGACGTCTTCCTTGACGTAGTCCTTGTACTGCTTGTCTGCGTACCACCGCGACTTCCAGTCGGTGGTGATGCCGAGGCGGAAGCCGTGCGGGTTGATCTTCTGGCCCACTACTGCGAGCCTCCCTTCGCTTCTTCGGAAGCTTCAGTGGTCTTG comes from the Mycolicibacterium litorale genome and includes:
- a CDS encoding formylglycine-generating enzyme family protein, encoding MLTELAELPGGAFRMGSTQFYPEEVPVHTVTVAPFAIERHPVTNAQFAAFADATGYVTIAEQVLDPAMYPDVPPADLVPGALVFRPTTGPVDLRDWRQWWTWSPGACWRHPLGPGSSWRDRPDHPVVQVAYPDAAAYAAWAGRALPSEAQWEYAARAGVAATYPWGDDPHPGGRLMANTWQGRFPYRNDGALGWIGTSPVGTFPPNDFGLVDMIGNVWEWTTTRFSAHHRPDGAVESCCGPTAPDPAVNQTLKGGSHLCAPEYCHRYRPAARSPQSQDSATTHIGFRCVAG
- a CDS encoding PucR family transcriptional regulator, with translation MTSTPSDSDRLTVRGLLDETLLAGACVIAGTDRLDAALNWVLPLGEVLSQPDPLNGVAVYLRPEALIGTGATLSVLGARGAAALLIDGTVPPDYVRSALPPGLAVVELGIPVGFAALNRLLAERTLSQEVHVMRYSTHVHASLAGLFHRGAGLQILIREVSNLASNPALALDARGNVVAQHGLLPETLGPLAEAVCQMVSADMPAAQRRTGHDTRVHAVTGPQHSTWTCVASPIRLGKSFEGWVVVLVDHTGAPTGPNAHELARHAVVTEQATAIIGSEMLRQRSVDEAEERARGDFVQALVHGSFASEHDMRARAEHHDIELDSRFGVFVAPGLVRPGAADNPAASMVRLARYAASVAPHPSVRAYVTVIGDVLVVVRTLRAGQATDMDTEMAEYARAMSLELEQRRGVTTVVAYGRPARGAAEVRESYREARVALAIARRLRRTGAVSYGELRSFTVLADVADTDNGHRLVREVLGPLGSGPDLRNTLIAYLAEGGNVNATARTLNVHRNTMLAKLDRISRMLGMDIKVPENQFTAWLAIRLDLLDEVHGALDREASFR
- a CDS encoding YoaK family protein, whose translation is MSTPSEPRLLLAATMALTFVTGVVDAVGYLGLDRVFTGNMTGNIVILGMGVAGADELPVLGPAVALAAFTAGAFGAGIALRFATASGRQGGVVMLLLLGGAGALVALTVGAVAVGDDPAALTQVVMAAATAAVMGQQAMVARALAVKDMTTVVVTSTLASLAGETWATAAPGRLVNRRAGAILVIFAGAVAGALLLRVHLAVPFGLAAVLTVAVVVGIRCAQSPSDAAESDVRGRAVL
- a CDS encoding GlcG/HbpS family heme-binding protein, producing MHRIHRINLDDALPLLAAGRAKAEEIGVKQTLCICDDGGNVIALHRLPGARLTGVDIAIAKAFTAAGHERATHLFNEPPGGPALPGNEAFGISHMLPGKFAIFVGGFPLVFDGQIVGGVGISGGNGEQDKAVGAAILAEFDALTASVAR
- a CDS encoding MFS transporter, encoding MRTPARNFDDATADGPRAAHDADEDGGGTPLALAALLAGTLVGTVGNNVVNVPLAAILDDFDAPLSSGVFVVVGFLLTFTATMPLAGWIGDRFGRRRIYCAALLGTAVCAVGAATAPSLPLLIAWRSLGGVAAAAFAPAVMGLISWMYSGRRRGRAVGAWASVNGLGQAIGPTMGGVVADMWGWRWVFVPLIPVALAGFAATLRHIPAYPGQRMPFDVAGAFALTVGSGLLVLALAVIPQPGVPVWAVLAAFATGLAALIWFARHCARAAHPFVVVGLLVESRFARSSVAGFAQMFCLGATLLAVPLYLTGRGFSSSVAGLVVFAVPAAMVLLGPLVGRWMDRLRPRRVLRTGLIVLLVAQGALTALVAREGTAPTVLAVGLAVTGIGIALVQTPAATGATRSPAGEGGAGLGVYNLMRFGGSALGAAWVAVGLGIAGFPAVFAASTVVIALGLAGSFVGPDPQVPAPR
- a CDS encoding arylsulfatase, producing MATTEFNGTIELDIRDSEPDWGPYAAPTAPEGAPNVLYLVWDDTGIATWDCFGGLVDMPAMSRIAERGVRLSQFHTTALCSPTRASLLTGRNATTVGMATIEEFTDGFPNCNGRIPFDTALISEVLAENGYNTYCVGKWHLTPLEESNLASTKRHWPLSRGFERFYGFMGGETDQWYPDLVYDNHPVAPPGTPEDGYHLSKDLADKTIEFIRDAKVIAPDKPWFSYLCPGAGHAPHHVFKEWADRYAGRFDMGYEQYRDIVLQNQKRLGVVPPDTELSPMNPYADVTGPNGEPWPVQDTVRPWDSLSDNEKRLFSRMAEVFAGFLSYTDAQIGRILDYLEESGQLDNTVIVVISDNGASGEGGPDGSVNEVKFFNGYIDTAEEGLKAIDDLGGPHTYNHYPTGWAMAFNTPYKLFKRYASHEGGIADTAIISWPDGIAAHGEVRDNYVNVCDITPTVYDLLGITAPATVRGVPQKPLDGVSFAVALDNPSAPTGKDTQFYSMLGTRGIWHRGWFANTVHAASPAGWSHFDDDRWELFHIEADRAQVRDLAGEQPEKLEELKALWFSEAAKYNGLPLADLNIFDTIGRFRPSLARARDAYVYYPGTADVGMGAVVELQGRSFVVLAEVTVDDDGARGVVFKHGGAHGGHVMFVQDGRLNYVYNFLGETEQKLTSSQPITLGRHTFGIAYTRTGTVEGSHTPVGDAVLYIDDGEAASYPDMMTHPGTFGLAGATLSVGRNNGSPVSRDYRPPFDFTGGTIAQISCDVSGTPYLDLEREFARAFARD